A segment of the Gemmatimonas sp. genome:
GATGGCCGCGCGCATACGGAGAAGGGCATGGTGAAGATGATCACCGTGAAATAGCGCGCCACGCTACACGGAGCGCCACGCTGCCTCATACGCGGCCGACTACGTCTCCGGCAACGCCTCACCGGCGCGCCAGCCGTCGGTTCGCAACTGTTCGAGATAGGCCGTGACCCGTCCGCGCTCGGCGTGGGTGGGCAGCACCAGCACGTCGCCGTCGCGTGCCCACGCGAGCAACGCACGCACGGCGTCGAACTCACTTGGCGAAACCGTAACCCGATCGTCCGCTGCGCCGCACCGCCGGAGCTCGTCTACGAGCAGCGTCGGCAATTCCCCTTCAGGACGGCCGCGCAGTAGCGATACCATTTCCTTCACGACGACGCGATCAAAGGTCGCCACGCTCCACGCCGCCCGCGCGAGCGCCCGCAGCTGCTCATCATCACGATCTCCCGCGTTGCCGAGCACCAAGCCGCGCCGTGCCGCGACGACCGACGCGGCGGTGGCGCACAGCGCGCGAATGCCCTCGGGATTATGCGCGTAGTCCACGAACGCGGTAATCCCCCCGAACGCGTAACGCTCGAGACGTCCCGCGTTGTCGTGCACGGCCGCACCAAATCGGCGCAACGCAACATGCACGGCTGACAACGACACGCCGGCGCAACTCGCGGTCAGTGCCGCCGCCAGTGCGTTCTCCACGTTGTGGCGCGCCGCTCCATCGGCCGTGACGGGCATCTCGTGCACGCGTCCGGCGTCGCCCCACACGCCCTCGCGACAGAGCATGAGATGTCCGTCGTGCAGCACCGCACCATCGCCATATGCTTCGATGCCGTCGGCGACGAGCTCCGTGTCGGCGTTCATGCTGAACCACACGATGGGAACGGCGTGCACCGCTGAGAGACGCTCGCCGAGCGCCACAAGCGTGGGATCGTCGGCATTGAGTACCAGCCGCGCTGCTGGGCCGAGCGCGCGCGTGACGATGGCCTTGACCTCGGCCAGATCCTCGAGCGTATGCACGCCGTACTCCCCGAAGTGGTCGGCCGAGATGTTCGTGATCACCGCGACCTGCGCGGTGGTCGTGCCCAGTCCGCGACGCAGCATGCCGCCCCGCGCCGTTTCGAGGACACCCACCTGCACGTCGGCATCGCGCATCACGAGGCGCGCACCTCCTGGCCCGGTGTAATCACCAACACCCAGCGTACGCTTCTCGACATCCGACTCCACGAACACCCCGTCGCTGCAGCTCCAGCCGGTGGTCGCACCAGCGGCGCGCCACATCGCAGCCACGAGACGCGTGGTGGTGGTCTTGCCGTTGCTGCCCGTGACCATGATGAGCGGCACATCGCTCACGTCGTTCCATGCCACCGATGCCGATGGCGGCGCGTCACCATGGGGCCAGGTGCGCACACCGCGTCCGCTGCCGACACTCACGGCTTCATCGTCGATGCTGAATGCCAGACCACGCGTAAGCGCTCCCGCCGCCAGTTCGCGCACGTGCGGATGTCGCGCACACTCCTCGGCGTACTGCGCACGCAGCATCGGCGCCGCATCGGGCACCTCGCGCTGGCCGATGTAAGCTTCCGATTCCACCCACGCCATCTCGGCCACCGCGGTCGCGGTCATCAAGCCGTCCGTTGGCGCCGAGAGGTAGCAGGTGGCGTCGCCAATGCTGTGGCGTGCCACGAACTCGGTGCGCTCCCAGCCCAGCGCCTGCGTGAGTCGGCGTGCCGCGTACGGCCAATGATCAACCGCACGACGGGCGTCGTCATCGACGACGACGACCGTAACGACCGCGCCGGGCGTCGGGCCGTACCGATTCGGCCCCTGCAGGCGCCGACAGTCACGAATGTTCGGCGACGGATATTCTGGTTCGTCGACCAGCGCGTCGGTCAATCGCTGGCCTCAGGCACGAGAATCACGCCGCGTTCGTCGCGCATGAGCACGACGTCGTCGGTCACGCTGTTCCACTTGGCCGGCGGCTCGATCGTGGTGGCCGGACCGACGGTCGATCGCGCCGGTGTCGCATCGTCGGCCGGTGAATCTTCCGACACTTCGGCGCGCGGGACCGCACGCGCGGCCCGCGGCGGTGGGATCACGAGCTGTTCGTCATCCGGCCGGAAGTTGGTGATCTGCTTCCAGCCGCGCGCGAGCACGTCGGCGAACACGAGCACGAGATCGCCGGCCCTCGCCATCCGCAGCGCGCCTTCGATGGCCTCCTGCTCGTCGACGATCATCGTCACGCGATCGGCCGCCACGCCATGTGACATCAACGCGTCGCGCAGCATGCGCGGGACCTCGTCAGGTCCGCGTCCACGCGGCGAATCATCGCGCCGCACGATGTAATGATCGAAATCGCCAGCCGCCGACACCGCACCGATGGCCGCGATGTCTTCGTCGCGACGGTCTCCAGGCGCCGACAACACGCAAATGCGCCGGCCCACCGGCTTCATGCGATTCACCAGGTCGCACAGCGCCGCGATTGCGTGCGCGTTGTGCCCATAGTCGAAGAGCACCTTGAACGGATGCTCGTCGTACACATTCAGTCGGCCTGGTGCCTGGAAGAACGTGGTGTCGAACGTGCGCAGTCCATGTCGGATATCCTCGAGCCGCACGCCCATCGAAAACGCCATCGCCGCAGCGAACATTGCGTTCTGCACGTTGAACGTGGCGCGCCCTTCGAGCGTGGCCGGAATGAGATGCGTCCACAGCAGCGGGATGTGCGCCCCGCGATCATAGATCGTGATCATCTGCCCGTTCACACCGGCTTCCAGCGCGATGGCGCGGCCACCAGCGCGGATGTGCTCGCGCACGAGGTCATGCGCCGGGTCCATCGTCACGTAGCACACGTGCTTGGCCTTCGTGTAGGCCGCCATCCGAAGGGTGTTCGGATCGTCGGCATTCAGCACGGCGGTGTCGGTCGCGATTTCCACGACCGTGCGCTTCACCTCGGCCAACTGCTCCAGCGTCTCGATGCCCTTCTGCCCCAAGTGATCGGGCTGAATGTTGAGCACTGCACCGACGTCTACATGCCGCATGGCCATACCAGCGCGCAGCAAACCACCGCGTGCCGTTTCCAGCACGGCTACCTGCACCGCCGGATCGCTGAGCACGATGCGCGCCGACGTGGGGCCCGTCATGTCGCCTTCCACCGTGCGCTGTCCATCGATGTACACACCATCGGTGGTGGTGAGCCCTACGCGCTTGCCCGCCAGCTTGTGAATGTGCGCCAGCAGGCGCGAGGTGGTCGTCTTGCCATTGGTGCCTGTGATCGCGGCAATCGGAATCGTGCTCGGTGCGCGATCGGGAAACAGCATATCGATCACCTTGCCGGCGACATCGCGCGGGCGCCCTTCGCTGGGCGCCATATGCATGCGGAAGCCGGGCGCCGCATTCACTTCGCACACGGCACCACCGATGTCTTTATAAGATTCGGTGATGTCAGGCGTGAGAAAGTCCACGCCGCCCACATCGAGGCCGATGGCCTTGATCGCACGCACCGCCATCTCGGCGTTGTCGGGATGCACGACGTCCGTCATGTCGGTGGCCGTGCCACCCGTCGACAAGTTGGCGGTGAGGCGAAGGTACACATCCTCACCCGCCGGCGGTACGGTGGTGGCGTCGTAGCCCAGCTTGGTGAGCAGACCCATCGCCTGCTCGTCGAGTTCGAGCTGCGTGAGGACCTTCTCGTGACCGATGCCGCGACGCGGATCACTGTTCACGATGGCGATGAGCTGCTCGATGCTGTGCACGCCATCA
Coding sequences within it:
- a CDS encoding Mur ligase family protein, which codes for MTDALVDEPEYPSPNIRDCRRLQGPNRYGPTPGAVVTVVVVDDDARRAVDHWPYAARRLTQALGWERTEFVARHSIGDATCYLSAPTDGLMTATAVAEMAWVESEAYIGQREVPDAAPMLRAQYAEECARHPHVRELAAGALTRGLAFSIDDEAVSVGSGRGVRTWPHGDAPPSASVAWNDVSDVPLIMVTGSNGKTTTTRLVAAMWRAAGATTGWSCSDGVFVESDVEKRTLGVGDYTGPGGARLVMRDADVQVGVLETARGGMLRRGLGTTTAQVAVITNISADHFGEYGVHTLEDLAEVKAIVTRALGPAARLVLNADDPTLVALGERLSAVHAVPIVWFSMNADTELVADGIEAYGDGAVLHDGHLMLCREGVWGDAGRVHEMPVTADGAARHNVENALAAALTASCAGVSLSAVHVALRRFGAAVHDNAGRLERYAFGGITAFVDYAHNPEGIRALCATAASVVAARRGLVLGNAGDRDDEQLRALARAAWSVATFDRVVVKEMVSLLRGRPEGELPTLLVDELRRCGAADDRVTVSPSEFDAVRALLAWARDGDVLVLPTHAERGRVTAYLEQLRTDGWRAGEALPET
- the cphA gene encoding cyanophycin synthetase, with translation MKILERSTYVGPSHYAHFPVIRLVLDLGALEEWPTKRLGDEFVQALLEALPGLHEHGCSYGVAGGFVRRMTEDEGTWMGHVLEHVAIELQNIAGVKVTFGKTRETAQPGVYDVVFEYEQADVGHEAAEVALDLLHHLLPEDLRPRGTDPSFDLAARRDAFIRYAQRRALGPSTASIVHAAEARDIPWIRLNEQSLIQLGYGCYQQRIQATITGKTSHIAVDLAGDKEETNRILANLGLPVPKQRLVQSAEKAISAAKTIGYPVVTKPYNGNHGRGVSIALATPEQVVAGFLRAQEISRSVIVESYITGHDHRMLVIDGELVAVSKREPGKVTGDGVHSIEQLIAIVNSDPRRGIGHEKVLTQLELDEQAMGLLTKLGYDATTVPPAGEDVYLRLTANLSTGGTATDMTDVVHPDNAEMAVRAIKAIGLDVGGVDFLTPDITESYKDIGGAVCEVNAAPGFRMHMAPSEGRPRDVAGKVIDMLFPDRAPSTIPIAAITGTNGKTTTSRLLAHIHKLAGKRVGLTTTDGVYIDGQRTVEGDMTGPTSARIVLSDPAVQVAVLETARGGLLRAGMAMRHVDVGAVLNIQPDHLGQKGIETLEQLAEVKRTVVEIATDTAVLNADDPNTLRMAAYTKAKHVCYVTMDPAHDLVREHIRAGGRAIALEAGVNGQMITIYDRGAHIPLLWTHLIPATLEGRATFNVQNAMFAAAMAFSMGVRLEDIRHGLRTFDTTFFQAPGRLNVYDEHPFKVLFDYGHNAHAIAALCDLVNRMKPVGRRICVLSAPGDRRDEDIAAIGAVSAAGDFDHYIVRRDDSPRGRGPDEVPRMLRDALMSHGVAADRVTMIVDEQEAIEGALRMARAGDLVLVFADVLARGWKQITNFRPDDEQLVIPPPRAARAVPRAEVSEDSPADDATPARSTVGPATTIEPPAKWNSVTDDVVLMRDERGVILVPEASD